The Parolsenella catena region GCCCATCCATGGCAACCGGCGCGATGACCGCGTTCACGCGGTATCCGTTAGACAGGCGCGCGTTCACGATGGGACTCGCGTCGTCCAGTCTGCGGCCGAGCGGCGCCAGGATGCGGTCCATGACGAGCATGACCTGCTCGGGAGAGTCGAACGTCGTCCTGGCGGGAAGGATGCGGCCATCGCGCTCGTAGTAGACCGAGGCACATCCGTTCACCATGACCTCGGAGATCGTGGGGTCGTCGAGCAGGGGCTGAAGCGGACCTAGGCCCACCACCTCGTCGATGACCTGCCGCACGAGTCCGTCCCTCTCGTCAGCGTCCAGCTCCGAGAAGCCGTCCTCGTTGAGGACGGCACGGCACGCCACGGCAAGCTCCTCGCGCACGAGCTCAGACGCCCCGTCCCCCACGAGGGCCGCGACCTCGCTCAAGCCCAGACGCTCGACAAGACCGCGCTTGAGACGGTCCCTGAGCTCGCGCCGGCGCTGGCGCACGTCCTCGTGCCCGTCACCGCCCTGCGCTATGCCGAGCTCGCGGACGCGCTCGAGCACGCCCATGGCTAGCTCGCCTCCCGCGCAAAGCCAAAGAGCCTGCGACGGCGCTGGCCACCCCCGAGGGCCGCTCGGGCCGCCTCGCACTCGGGAAGGGTCCCGAGCTCCTTCAGCAGGCCCGCAAGACCGCAGGTGGCGCCAAGCGCCGCGGGGTTGTCGGACTGAGAGAGCCGCCCGCACTCGCCCGCGGACGCCAGCTCGACAAGGTCGAGCCCGCCATCGAGCACGCGCAGCTCCCTGGCGCACTCGAGTCCCACGGCGGCGCGCGCCACGAACGACTCGTCACGCTTGCGCGGGTCGCACCCGTTCATGAGCCGGACGATGCGCGTGCGGGCCACGCCCAGCCTCACGGCGAGGCTTCCGCAGCGGGCAAGCGCCGGTATGGCACCGGGCCGCTCGTCGGAGACGATGACCAGGCGGTCTGCCATCTGGGCGGCACAGGCCACCGCATCGCCCCAGTTGCTCGAGGTGTCTACGATCACGAGGTCGTGCGAGTGGGTCAGGCGGGCGATGACGTCCCCAACGATCGGCTGCACCGCCTCGGCGTATTCGGGGGCCCGGCAGGGTCCCCACACCGCCAGGCGCTCCGCCACTCTCACCCCCGAGCGCTCGAGCTCCTCGTCGCTGGTCACGCCGTCAGCCAGGGTCGCGAGGTCACCGGGGCGCTCCGCGCCGCACAGGCTCGCGAGGTTCCCGAACGCGAGGTCGAGGTCGAGCAGGGCCACGTCAAGGCCCCATCCAGCGGCGGCGCCGCCAAAAAGCGCAGACAGCGTGCTCTTGCCAACGCCACCCCTGCCCGAGACGAGCACGATGACGGGCACGTTCGCCCGCCGTTGCACGGTCTCGCCGCAGACGGCTCCCCCTTCCCTCGCCGCCAGCCCAGACGAGGACGCACGGCCATCCCCTCGCGCCCAGGTTCCTTCGTCGTCAGAGCAGGCGGCGAGGTCGGCATGGGTGAGCACCCGCGTGACGCCCGCGCGTCTGGCACGCGACCGCATGGACCCAGACGTCTGCTCGAGCGCGAGCATCACCTCGGCTGCGTTGCCGTCACCCGCGACGGCCGCGGCGACGTTGACGGGATCGGGACCCCCGGCCCCCTCGCCGACGATGACGCACGACCCCGCCAGGTCCCGGCGCAGCCGTGCCCTGAGCTGGCAGGGGTTGGGCACGATGACCACGCTCGCAGACGCATCACAGGCGCGGACGTAGTTGCCAATCCCCTCGCCCTCGCGA contains the following coding sequences:
- a CDS encoding P-loop NTPase, with protein sequence MATWVICAGPREGEGIGNYVRACDASASVVIVPNPCQLRARLRRDLAGSCVIVGEGAGGPDPVNVAAAVAGDGNAAEVMLALEQTSGSMRSRARRAGVTRVLTHADLAACSDDEGTWARGDGRASSSGLAAREGGAVCGETVQRRANVPVIVLVSGRGGVGKSTLSALFGGAAAGWGLDVALLDLDLAFGNLASLCGAERPGDLATLADGVTSDEELERSGVRVAERLAVWGPCRAPEYAEAVQPIVGDVIARLTHSHDLVIVDTSSNWGDAVACAAQMADRLVIVSDERPGAIPALARCGSLAVRLGVARTRIVRLMNGCDPRKRDESFVARAAVGLECARELRVLDGGLDLVELASAGECGRLSQSDNPAALGATCGLAGLLKELGTLPECEAARAALGGGQRRRRLFGFAREAS